Proteins from a single region of Funiculus sociatus GB2-C1:
- a CDS encoding type II toxin-antitoxin system VapC family toxin, whose product MEGKLWRYDAAEAQTSLATFKVPLRVISTADLMEEAVNIALAYGISAYDASYVALSQQVGATLLTLDEKLVRAVAAASYDVRSFNDFTIPPLPSV is encoded by the coding sequence ATTGAGGGAAAACTCTGGCGTTACGATGCTGCTGAGGCTCAAACAAGTTTAGCTACTTTCAAAGTACCATTGCGGGTTATCTCGACTGCTGATTTGATGGAGGAGGCTGTTAATATTGCCTTGGCTTATGGAATTTCTGCTTATGATGCCAGTTATGTTGCCCTTTCTCAACAAGTTGGTGCTACGCTATTGACTCTCGATGAGAAGTTGGTGAGGGCTGTAGCTGCTGCATCTTACGATGTTCGCTCATTTAATGATTTTACAATTCCGCCGTTGCCCTCAGTGTAG
- a CDS encoding cysteine hydrolase family protein, which translates to MNSPLRTLGVPPNAWAVDAQIADITRPPLKPQPVTLATETKTLRLDLAKAAILVIDMQNDFCHPKGWLAHIGVDVTPARNPINPLNNLLPKLRDTNVPVIWLNWGNRPDLLNISAGVHHVYNATGDGVGLGDRLPEADAKVLMAGSWAAAVVDELEQKPEDIRVDKYRMSGFWDTPLDSILRNLGKTTIFFAGVNADQCVMATLQDANFLGYDCILVTDCTATTSPEYCWQATLYNVKQCFGFVTDSQAILEAITTG; encoded by the coding sequence ATGAATTCACCCTTACGAACCTTGGGCGTACCACCGAATGCTTGGGCTGTTGATGCTCAAATTGCCGATATCACGCGCCCTCCTTTAAAACCGCAACCTGTCACTTTGGCGACAGAAACTAAAACACTGCGTTTGGATTTGGCAAAAGCGGCGATTTTGGTAATTGATATGCAGAATGACTTCTGTCATCCGAAAGGCTGGCTGGCGCACATTGGCGTAGACGTGACACCTGCACGGAATCCCATAAATCCCTTAAACAATTTACTGCCAAAATTGCGAGATACAAACGTGCCTGTAATTTGGCTAAATTGGGGAAATCGCCCCGATTTGTTGAATATTAGTGCAGGAGTGCATCATGTTTATAACGCAACAGGAGATGGTGTTGGTTTAGGCGATCGCTTGCCCGAAGCTGATGCTAAAGTGCTGATGGCGGGTAGTTGGGCGGCGGCGGTGGTGGATGAATTGGAACAAAAGCCGGAAGATATTCGCGTCGATAAGTACAGGATGAGCGGTTTTTGGGATACTCCCCTCGATAGTATTTTACGGAACCTGGGAAAAACTACTATCTTCTTTGCGGGGGTGAATGCCGATCAATGCGTGATGGCTACCTTACAAGATGCCAACTTTCTTGGCTATGACTGCATTTTAGTTACAGATTGCACTGCTACTACCTCTCCAGAATATTGCTGGCAAGCTACACTTTATAACGTTAAACAGTGTTTTGGGTTCGTGACAGATTCTCAAGCT
- a CDS encoding DUF1877 family protein translates to MSTAIALSQVSSKVLEKLKENPYAYDVFFEAITISDPNDWQEFKSVFYQQDFDEFKADAPRLLAEGKNRRLYLGENWQPIQFYLTATCGEEDLIFPNSYSKDENDLLRVNAVTSVNYLKYERYIRYFTADEVKDVVEELSRVAQEDDRERLRKICRKAKVNFWEREYENWIEYTELFNELIDYYKDAADKGNAMLISIG, encoded by the coding sequence ATGTCAACAGCGATAGCTCTTTCTCAAGTGTCTTCTAAAGTATTGGAGAAGCTAAAAGAAAATCCTTATGCTTATGATGTGTTTTTTGAGGCAATAACCATATCTGATCCCAATGATTGGCAAGAATTTAAGTCCGTTTTTTACCAACAGGACTTTGACGAATTTAAAGCCGATGCTCCTCGCCTTTTAGCTGAGGGTAAAAATAGGCGGTTATATCTTGGGGAAAATTGGCAACCAATCCAATTTTATCTTACAGCTACTTGTGGAGAAGAAGATTTAATTTTCCCAAATAGTTATAGCAAGGATGAAAATGATTTACTTCGAGTTAATGCTGTCACAAGTGTAAATTACCTGAAATATGAAAGGTATATAAGGTACTTTACTGCTGATGAAGTCAAGGACGTAGTAGAAGAATTATCGAGAGTTGCACAAGAGGATGATAGGGAAAGACTAAGAAAAATATGTCGAAAAGCCAAAGTAAATTTTTGGGAAAGAGAATATGAAAATTGGATTGAATATACTGAGCTGTTTAACGAATTGATAGATTACTACAAAGATGCTGCCGACAAAGGGAATGCCATGTTAATATCTATTGGTTGA